Proteins from a single region of Dehalococcoidia bacterium:
- the cutA gene encoding divalent-cation tolerance protein CutA has protein sequence MESGRDVVVVLVTTPAGAASEVAQAIVRHKLAACVNIASGVQSIFWWQGEVQEEAEALLVAKTTSDLVQPLNDLLAAIHPYENFELIAIPVVAGSAAYLEWVAASSGPAAP, from the coding sequence ATGGAGTCCGGCCGGGATGTCGTCGTGGTGCTCGTCACGACGCCCGCCGGCGCCGCTTCGGAGGTCGCCCAGGCGATCGTGCGGCACAAGCTGGCCGCTTGCGTGAACATTGCATCGGGCGTCCAGTCCATATTCTGGTGGCAAGGAGAGGTCCAGGAGGAGGCGGAAGCCCTCCTGGTCGCGAAGACGACCTCCGACCTCGTCCAGCCCCTGAACGACCTGCTGGCCGCCATCCACCCCTACGAGAACTTCGAGCTCATAGCCATCCCCGTGGTGGCCGGCAGCGCCGCCTACCTGGAGTGGGTCGCGGCGTCGAGCGGGCCGGCAGCGCCCTGA
- a CDS encoding YjbQ family protein, with product MKTARLSLDMASRRYADLTDAARRFVAGERDGLLNVFVPHATAAVAVIELGDGSEHDLEAALERLLPRDDALYRHRHGSPGHGADHLVPAFLAPSVTVPVLGGSPALGVWQRIVLVDTNRDNPRRDVLLSFLEGS from the coding sequence ATGAAGACCGCGAGGCTGTCGCTCGACATGGCCTCCCGGCGCTACGCCGACCTCACGGACGCGGCGCGCCGATTCGTCGCCGGCGAGCGCGACGGGCTGCTCAACGTCTTCGTGCCGCATGCCACGGCCGCGGTCGCCGTCATCGAACTGGGCGACGGCTCCGAGCACGACCTCGAGGCCGCGCTCGAGCGGCTCCTGCCCCGCGACGACGCCCTGTACCGCCACCGGCACGGCTCGCCCGGGCACGGGGCGGACCACCTGGTGCCGGCCTTCCTGGCGCCGTCGGTAACGGTGCCGGTACTCGGCGGATCGCCGGCCCTGGGCGTCTGGCAGCGTATCGTGCTCGTCGACACGAACCGCGACAATCCTCGTCGCGATGTCCTGTTGAGCTTCCTGGAGGGAAGCTGA